CGCTGCCGATAAAGTCACTACGGCGATCCCAGAGCACACCCTCCCACTCGGTAGTCTGCTGCAAGTGGTGATGCCACGTTACATCGGCGTTCTGTGATGAATCATAGCCACCGTCCTTCACATACTGCCCGACTGGATGATGCACATCGGTAAACAGGTCGCGGTCGTATGCCAGTCCAGCAATCGTCGAGAGATAGCTTTTGGCAGCACTGTAGGTCGGGTCGACCCTGTCAGTCTCACCGAACTCCGCCACGATATAACCGTGTCGGATCACGAGCCCATTAGTGTGAGCCCTGCGCTTAGGTAGTGGGCCAAGCGGCTGACCGAAGATCTGTTCCTGATCCGAGAAATCCATCGGCTTACTCGTCTCGTTAGCCTCAGCAAAGACAATCGCTTCAGCCAAAAGGGTTGAATCCATGCCTACTTCTTCAGGCGCCTTTCGCTCCCACTCTCCAGGCGGCGGATAATACTGCGCCTGCGCCAACACTGAGGAGGAAACGGTGAGGACAAGAACTGATGCGAGCAACGTACGGAAAAGCTTCATGACAACCTTCCCTTCAGCAGCAAGGTGGACTGACGACCGACCCATACTTTAACGCGGAACCACCTGAAAAAGCAGGCGGTGCTCTTTTGGCTGTGAACTCGAGCCGCTCGTGTGTGGGAGCGCCAGAAAAGTGATGGAACGTTCGATGAGTGATTTAACCGATCGGGTCGGCTAATTTCAATTTGTCAAAACCACAAAGAATTAACCGCGCGTAAGGAGCATAAGCCCGAAGAATGCCTGGAAGTGCCCGAACCTACGCCGTACGGTTCGTGATTTCGATCAAGTGATATCCAAATTGAGTCTTGATTGGACCATGCACCTTGCCGACTTCTTCGCTAAACACCACTTTGTCGAATTCGGGTACCATCCGTCCGGGATTAAACTTTCCCAAATCGCCGCCCTGCTGCCCCGATGGACACTGGGAATGCTCCCTGGCGAGCGCAACAAAATCGGCCCCATCGT
The nucleotide sequence above comes from Vicinamibacterales bacterium. Encoded proteins:
- a CDS encoding peptidylprolyl isomerase, with the translated sequence MPTARARHILVESEDVCSDLKKKIVDDGADFVALAREHSQCPSGQQGGDLGKFNPGRMVPEFDKVVFSEEVGKVHGPIKTQFGYHLIEITNRTA